A stretch of Oncorhynchus masou masou isolate Uvic2021 unplaced genomic scaffold, UVic_Omas_1.1 unplaced_scaffold_1980, whole genome shotgun sequence DNA encodes these proteins:
- the LOC135532668 gene encoding gastrula zinc finger protein XlCGF17.1-like, producing MASVKLEDCSQTLELNVNIKDEEEEEKIGKSFSHGDHVETFSTSREEQQEAHRAKRSYPCPHCEEIFPFLSKLKVHLKIHTGENRYSYTDGGKNFTTSKALTVHQRTHTGEKPYICSDCKASFSLLRNLKRHERIHTGEKLYSCSDCKASFSLLCNLKRHERIHTGEKPYSCSDCGKSFSLLGHLKRHQHIHTGEKPYSCSDCGKSVSRLGHLKTHKHIHTGEKPYSCSDCVKCFTTSTELKVHKRTHTGEKPYSCSDCVKCFTTSTRLKVHQRTHTGEKPYICSDCAASFSVLCHLKRHESIHTGEKPYSCSDCPASFSLLCNLKQHQRLHTGEKPYHCTDCEKRFYRLGHLKRHQCIHKGEKSHQFSQTS from the exons atggcatcagtgaagctggaagactgcagtcaaacactggagctgaatgtcaacattaaagatgaagaagaggaggagaagattgggaaatctttttctcatg gagaccaTGTTGAGACATTCTCTACATCCAGAGAGGAACAGCAGGAAGCTCACAGAGCTAAGAGGTCTTACCCCTGCCCACATTGTGAGGAGATTTTCCCATTTCTATCAAAGCTAAAAGTACAcctaaaaatacacacaggagagaatcgTTATTCCTATACTGACGGTGGGAAGAATTTCACGACATCCAAGGCTCTgacagttcatcagagaacacacacaggagagaagccttacatcTGCTCTGACTGTAAGGCGAGTTTCTCTCTACTGCGCAACTTAAAACGacatgaacgtatacacacaggagagaagctttactcctgctctgactgtaagGCGAGTTTCTCTCTACTGTGCAACTTAAAACGacatgaacgtatacacacaggagagaagccttactcctgctctgactgtggaaagagtttctctcTACTGGGCCACTTAAAAAGACACCAACATATACATaccggagagaagccttactcctgctctgactgtggaaagagtgtCTCTCGACTGGGCCACTTAAAAACACATAAAcatatacatacaggagagaagccttactcctgctctgactgtgtaaaatgcttcacaacatcaactgagctaaaagttcataaaagaacacacacaggagagaagccttactcctgctctgattgTGTAAAATGCTTCACGACATCAACTAggctaaaagttcatcagagaacacacacaggagagaagccttacatcTGCTCTGACTGTGCGGCGAGTTTCTCTGTACTGTGCCACTTAAAACGACATGAaagtatacacacaggagagaagccttactcctgctctgactgtccGGCGAGTTTCTCTCTACTGTGCAACTTAAAACAACATCAACGtttacacacaggagaaaagccttatcaCTGCACTGACTGTGAGAAGAGATTCTACAGATTGGGCCATTTAAAAAGACACCAATGTATACATAAAGGAGAGAAGTCTCATCAGTTCTCTCAGACCAGCTAA